The following is a genomic window from Niabella soli DSM 19437.
TTAATCAGTTTTATTCTAAAGTAATAGCGCTGGCATTTGCCTTAGATATATCGATCAGTGCTGCAGGCGATAATTCAATTTCAACGGCAGCCTCTCCGGAGCCCACCAAAACAGTGGGAAATGCGGCCAGTGGCTTATCAATAAAAACCTGGATATCAGGAGATAATCCAATTGAGCACACCCCGTTAACGGGATACCCGATTTTATCTGCAAGCTCTTGTTTTTCCGCTACTTCTAATTTAGCCACGCCTGCCAGTGCGGCCAAACCTCCAAAATCCAGCTTTTTGCCCATTGAGCAAACCGCCATAACATATTTATCTTTTTGTTTGGAGCGCAAAAAAACCGACTTGGTAATTCTGCCCAGTTCGTAGTTTAAGGCTTTAGCGAAATCAACCGGGGAATGGATCGGGAAACTAAAAGAATCATGTCTTATCTCCTGATAGGGAATATTGTTGTCGTGTAAAACTTTATAAACGTTCGGATGCATAATTTTAATCCAGGGCTTCTTTTTTCTTGCCAAAATTAATGGATCCGAAGTTTTTGTAGTAGGCTTTCTCCAATACCGGGTCACCGGCAAGGAAGAGCCAGTCTGTTTCAACCATAAACCGGATGGCCAGCAGCGGCACGGGCGCCTGTAAGGGTCTGAAATGAACATTCCGGAGCCCGGGTTGCGCACAATTTTCGTGGAATTGCCCGATCATTAATCCAAGGTCTACAAACTCGGGTTTCAATTTTAGCTGAACCTCATCAATAATGTGCCTGATCTCTTCTCCCTGCAGGTTCGGAAAAAGGACGGTTATGGCCTTAAAACGCTTATCCTTATTATTGGTAGGGTGCATTTCATTAAACAACTCCTTCATTTCCCTCATAAGACCAATAATGTGTTCTTGTGAAGGATTCAGTTCTGTATAGATCCCTACTTTAAAGAATTTCTGCTCTTTTGAGTACTGGATATAGGGACAAACCGCGCCCGTCCGCCCTAAACCGGGATTAGGCTTAATTAAAAAATTGTTCACCCAACCCGAAAATCCCTCGAGTTGTTTCCCGTAGGGAGCATATACGGTGGGGATATTATTAAACATAATATCACCAATATCAAACAATGAAATCCCAGCAGTAGCGTTTTTGGCCAAAGTCAAAATGTTTTAAATACTTGTTAGTATAATCTGCAACAAATATAAAAAAATATTCCTGTATCAGTTAAACCGCTCGATAAGTTAAAAAAAATTATACATTTGAATGGTCTTAACCAACAAATTGCAACGTGTACAGTCCTGAATTTTATAACAGTATTCATGAGCTAATTACCAAACAATCACAAACCTTACCAAATGCTATTGCGATAAAGCACAAAAAAGAAAGCATCACTTATCAGGATCTTGAAATAAGCACCAATCAAATAAATGCCTTTCTGCACAACAAGCATATTACTAAAGGGGATGTTATTGCGGTTGTTATGGACCGGTCCATACCGATGGCGGTATGCCTGTTGGCCATACTAAAGGCCGGAGCCACCTATTTAGCTATTGATCCCAGTTTGCCGATCGATCGTATAAGGTATCTATTGGCAGATTCCTCTGCGAAATACGTGATCTCCTCAAAAAAATATGAAGCACTTTCTACCGGTTATACGGATAAGATCCTGTTTGAGGATGCATGGCTAAACAGGGGCAACTACCCGGAAGACTTCTTACCCGTGGCCAGGGGTTGCGACGACCTGATCTATATTATTTACACTTCCGGGTCAACCGGGCAGCCTAAAGGTGTTGGGGTATCCCATAAAGGATTGATCAATTTATTGTTGTACAGACTTAAAGCACCTGGCGTGTGTAAGGATGATAATATGCTGGGCCTTAGTTCTATGTCTTTCGACATTGCCCAGGAAGAGCTCTACCTTCCCCTTATCAGTGGCGCTTTATTAACCATAGTCGACCGCGAAATAACAAGAGACGGCAGTGCCTTACTGGAAATTGTCCGGGCAGAAGGCATTACCCTAATGCAGGCAACTCCATATATCTGGCAGATGATGCTTGAAGCTGGTTGGGATACTCCCCTACCCCTCACGATATTTTGCGGTGGCGAAGCGATGACTAATGAGCTGGCCGGAAAATTATCAGATCGTTGCAAAGAGGTTTGGAATATGTATGGCCCAACAGAAGCCACCATCTGTACTACTGTTAAAAAGATTACGGACAAAAATGAACCCATAACGATAGGCAAACCTATTGAAAATGCGCGGGTATATATTTTAGATGAGCATTTAACTGAAGTAGTACCAGGGGCAGAGGGTGAACTTTATATAGGTGGTGCAGGCGTAACAAAGGGTTATATTAATCGGCCGGAGTTAACTGCTGAGAAGTTTATTGATGATCAATTTTCAACTATTCCTGGCGAAAAGATGTACAGGACCGGAGATCTTGGCCGGAGGCTTAAAAATGGGGATATCCAGTTTTTAGGCCGGAAAGACAACCAGATAAAGCTTAGAGGGAATCGCATTGAAAAGGAGGAAATAGAGTACCAGCTAAAATTGCAGAAAAACATTAAGGATGCAATCGTTACGGTATACGAAGATGGGGTGAAAAATGCACGCCTTATGGCCTATCTCACGCTGAAAGAACCATTAAAGCATGATGGCATTGCAGCATTGACGAGCTATTGTAAAGGGGAATTAAAAAAGATCCTCCCGGAACATATGGTTCCGTCAAACTATGAGGTTATAGATGCAATACCGTTGCTTCCGAGTGGGAAGATTAATTTAAAAGCATTGCCCAGGCCTAATATACAAGATGCTGTAGCGGAATACGCGGCCCCTGATACTGAACTTGAAAAAATGCTTATAGCAATATGGATCAAACATATCGGCATCCATAACATTGGGATTCATGATAATTTTTTCGATTTGGGTGGCACTTCATTAATTGCGCTTAAAACCAAAATCCAGATAGAAAAACTTACGAACAGGAGATTATCTCCATCTGTTTTGTTTAAGTATCCAACCATTCAACAACTGGCGGCGGCCATTAATAGCGTTACGGAAGAGCCCTACAAATCTTTGGTACCTATTCAACCTGACGGAACAAGAATACCCCTGTATATTGTGCACGGTATTGGTTTGAATGTACTTAGATTCAGGAACCTTGCGCTGGACCTGGGAGCCGATCAGCCCATGTATGGGCTACAGGCGGTTACAGACCAAACGGAATCGCTGGATACCATTGAAGCAATAGCGTCGTTTTACGTTGAGGAGATAGTGCGTCAAAATCCAACGGGTCCCTATATTATCGGAGGGTATTCTATTGGCGGGGTAATTGCCTATGAAATGACCAGGCAATTAAAAAAGGCCGGCAAAGCGGTAAAAGGATTGGTAATTTTCGATGCGGCGATACAGATTCCTACGCATCAATATCCGCTGCTCAAAAAAATCCTTGTAAAAACATACAGACAGTTCCCAAAATTAAAATTCAGGGTAACCTCTTTCATTAATAAACCAAAAGAAAATATAGCCTATATCAAAGCGCTCTATAGTAAGAAATTCACAAAAGGTTTTTACGGTATACATGATACATATGGTTTGCCTGATTATATGCAGCACGTTATCATTAAATTTAAAAATGCCTTTAATAAATATGTGATAGTGCCTTATGATGTTACAATCGATCTGTTTTCCAGTGAAAAAGTATATTACCTGGATGATCCCAAATTTTTGGGCTGGAAAAAATATGCGCGGCATGGCGTAAACGTTTATCCCGTTTCCAGTAGTCATGATACTATGTTCGATACTCCTCATCACCTGGAAATAGCCAGGGTATTACAGCAGCGGCTTGATGAGCTCAATAATCAATAAATTTAAAAAGGCTATTTAATGAGTAACATTAATGTTTATTTTTTTAAATATCCTGTTGGTTACAAATGGATACCCGGCGACCGGCATATTATTCGTTTTTTTAAGCGGCTTTTAAATATAAAAAATGTAACGGGCGCCGAAAAAGTATTTCTAAATCTGTGTAAAGGGTTCGATCTGCTAAAGGTCAAATACACAAAGAACCCCTCCTTTAAAAGTATAAAGCCCAATGAACCCGTTATTATACTGGGCGATGAACTGTATAATAGTAAGTCTTTTTTGGCAGGTTACGATCAGCCCAACCCTATTATTGCGGGAATTGGTTTAATGACCCATCCTGCTGAATGGCCCAATTTGCTGCAGCAATATCCTGTTGTAAAATACCTCCAGCACTGCGCCTGGGCCAACGATCTTTTTTTACCCTACTATGGAAAAGCAGTGTGCGAAGAATGGCCGGCCGGAGTTGATACGCAAAAATGGTCCCCTAACAACAGAATCGAGAAGAAATTTGACATCCTGCTTTATAATAAAATCAGATGGCACAAAACTGAGCGATACCAGTCTTTAAGAGCTCCGGTCATTCAGAAATTAAATGAATTTGGCCTCTCCTACATCGAAATTGTTTATGGGAATTATCAGGAGAAAGATTATTTTAAACTGGTGCAGCAAAGCCGTGCCATGCTGTTTATGTGCGAGCATGAAACACAGGGCTTCGCCTTATGCGAGGCCTTATCTGCAGATGTTCCGGTTCTGGCATGGGATCCGGGCTACTGCCAGGATCCTGCCCGGTTTAAATGGAACGCCCCGGTTATTAAAACCACGACAATCCCTTTTTTTGATGAACGCTGCGGTATGTCATTTACCGACACTAATGCCTTTTTAAATACCATTGAGCATTTTTGGGAAAAAGTACAAAAGAGAAATTTTAATCCCAGGGAATATGTAGCAGAGAACCTGTCTTTAAAAGTAAGTGCCCAAAAAATGTTGGCGATAATAAACAAAGTGTACACAAGCAGTTGACAGATGAGGCGCTACCAGCCTGTTACTGCCGATATTGAATACAAACCGGTCATTCTCCGCAGCATCCGCGCGGTTTTTATATCTACCCCAAATGATTGCAAATAAGAAGGAGGAAAATCTTTTATATTATTTGTAACTATAACATTGGTATCCAAAACCGCAGTAAATCGCACACTATGAATCATACAATCCTGTTCCCTCGTCGAAGTTCATGATGTCTATAATATGTTTTTTCTGCGCTTCTTTTATTTGCTTTTTATAGTTTAAGACATCTTCATATCTAAGCCTTCTGTGCTTGCCAACTTTGGTGTAACTTATTTTACCTTCCTCTAGTAATTTTACCAGGTGAGGCCTGGAGCAGCCTAACAATTCGGCGGCGCTTTTGGTGGTTACTTCTGTTGCAACGGGGTACAAGAGAAATAAATTTTCCCTTACTCATCGCTTTTAGCATTTCTCCCAAAAACTTTAGGGCTTTGATAGGTATTTTTATTTTCTCTCCGGTTTCTTCTATTTCGATTTCAGAGTCGTTCGATTTTAATTGCTCAATCACTGAAGCTAAAGCATCATAGGATTCAATAGCTATTTTCTGTTCAGCCTTGCTGATTTTTTCTACTGCCTCCATGTGTATAATATATTTAAGTTTAATGCAAAAAAACGAAATAAACGAAACGAAGAAACTGCCCTCTCTTTAATTTTCTATCAAAATACGATTGCTGATAATCAAAGACTTAGAGTAATTCACCGGTCTGTATACTTAAAGTTGGCCTCCGCTTCGGCGAGGTTTTTTGTTTAAGGTTTCAATTCTTAAGGGCCCCCAAATTAAAGAGACAAATAATTACTAAAGCGGGATTTCCAGAGCCTAATTTTCTATCCGAAAAAGCGCTATTAGTCCCCATCTATAATGAAACAAAGGCGCTATTCTCACATTTGGTAGCAACAAAACTGGCGACGACCTGATTTTCTTTTCAAAACCGCTTTCTTTGTCGAGACAGATAATCTCTGCTAAATTTATCAAAAGCTATTTTTTCTTGTCGTTGTTTTACTATTTCTGCTGCTTATCTTTTTCTTTCTGTTCCTTAACAAATGCTGAAAAAACGTCTAAATCACCGCCATACTTTTTTATAAAATCTTCTTTTTTTATTTGTCGGCCTTTTCCGAACCCCGTTCCCATTCCGTCTTTCACCCAAAATAAATTTCCATCACCAAAATCAATAAAAACGTTTCGTTGAACATCATTCCATGAACTTCGTGGATATTCCCAAAAGAATCTATCATCTTTTTTTGGAAGGGACTTTTGATCTATTACTTCGCCAGTTGTTTTATCAACAAATCCATATTCAGTAGGGCTATAATTTTCGCCCGGAAAAGGCTCTGGATGAATTCTAAAGTTGTCTTTGAACCCCATTCCGTTAATAATCCAAATCATTTTTTCACCATAAAAATTTTCCCGCCTGCGAATGATTGGTTTTTGAAGAGGTGAGTTTTGAAGCTCAATAATAACATTATCTTTTGTCTGAATGTCTGCTCTGTGTTTAATTCCATCTTTGGTAATAGTAATTTCAGAATATTCTTTGCCGAAAATATATTTCCAGTTTTTATGCCACTCTGTTTCCGGTTCATACCAATTATCGCAATTTTCGCCTTTTTTATGCGCCCAATGCCAAAGCTTAATCTCACCACATTTTGAAAACACCTCCTTTTGACATAAAGGGCATTTGCCTTTTGTATTAGGTAGTGCCCCCATTTTCTCACTATTAATTATTGCGTATAACATTGTCTGGATATCCTCACTAAGTTAATTTATCCCCTTCATCCAAAGAAAAAATAAACCCACCGTCATTCAATATCTGCTCAGAGGCTGCCCCATCCTTCCAAGACAACTTTTTTAGAACCGAACTTTCGCCATTAGCGGGATCCGACCCCGATTATCATTCGTGCCTGTGCCGCAACCAATCGGTCATTCCAATGAAAGTTCCAATAAATGAATCTTTAATAACTTATTGATAATCAAGCACATAAAACATGGGTTTTATTCTATCTCAGTATCAATTTATCGTAAATAATGCGTATCGTTTGTGTATCAACAAACTACTTGGTGAACAAATTTTGTTCATTTCCCCTACTTCTTTTCACTATCAACATACAGGTACAAAATAGTTGAACCATTATTCCCAAAAACAAGCTGGCATTAAGCAATTGGTGTTATTCATCCTGCAATTTGTGCAACTCTTTAACATCGGAGAATTTTAATTTTGCGTATTAAAGTTCGGTTATGAAGGATCAAATTATCAATATAAATTCTGTTAGTGAGCTATGCCGGGTCTTTGGGTTCGACAAACCCAAGCATCCCCTGATTACATTAATAGATACTGAAAAAATAAATGTTCCCGCATCTTACATCGGTTCTAAAGTTGTGTTGAATCTTTATATGATTGCCTTAAAAGACAGAGACTGCGGGATCGAATACGGCAGGAATCATTTTGATTTTGCCGAAGGTGTAATGGCATTTGCCGCACCCAAACAAGTGAGCACTATTGAAAAGGAAATGAAGCCAGGCGAGATAAAAGGATGGATGCTTTATTTTCACCCGGACCTGCTACGGGGAACGCATTTAGGCAATATTATTTCGGAATATTCATTTTTTGATTACAAAGTTGTTGAAGCGCTGCACCTGTCGGAAGATGAAGAAACTCTTATTACAACTACAATTACAAATATTACCAACGAATTTTCTCAGCGAATAGACAGTCATAGCCAAAGGGTAATAGTCTCCAATATTGAACTACTGCTAAACTATTGTTTACGTTTTTATGACCGGCAGTTCTATACACGAACAACCCAAAACAAAGACATTCTTTCCCGGTTTGAAAAAGAATTAAAAGCGTATTTTGAAAGAGAAGAACAACTGGAAAATAATTTGCCTACGATTAATTACTTCGCAGAAAAATTTCACTTATCACCTCATTATTTTAGCGACTTATTGAAAAAGGAAACAGGGCGTGCCGCCAAAGACCATATCAATGACCATGTGATAGAGTTGGCTAAAAACTATCTGCTGGGGACAAACCAGTCAGTTAATGAAATTGCCTATTCATTGGGCTTTAATTATCCGCATTATTTTACAAGGCTGTTTAAATCTAAAACCGGCCTTACCCCTTTAGCGTATAAACAATTGAATTAGCCCGTCTCCGTAGCAGCCATAATAAAAAAGCGATCCGTATTATCTTGGATCGCTTTTTTATTTTCTCAGGCATCTGCAAAAAGTGTTTTACAATCATTGAAAAGTGTTAATCTGCCCAAAGCCGGCAGTTTAGCTTTGTGTTGTTAATGAAACAATCAATCAACATTAAAAACATAAAGTCATGACAGCACAAGAAGCCTTTAACTATTTAGACCCGCAAGCCTGGGCAGCTACCTCAGCAGTTGAAAAATTAACCTTGTTAGAGGAAGTTCAAAGAAATTTAGGTAAGTATGCCGACCAGCTTGCACTGGCAGATCTGAAAATGAAAAACGATTTTATTGGTGCAGACATCTACACCAAAGGTTTTGGCCTGGCAGGAACAGCAGGGCCTGTTGCAGGAATGCTGATGGGTAGCCATCATTTATATGAAAAATTGGTGAACGGAGAGCTGCTGGAACCCGTTAGCGTAGAAAAGCTTGATAACGGAAATACAGCCATTCAGACCTGGCCCATTTTTCCAAAAGACAAAATGGTGGCAGGAAAACAAAAAGGTTACCTGCACGTAAAGGGTGAACCGAAACAAATAAACCCATTAGACAAACCTGCCGGTATTATTGCTATTTCGGGAGCCGGGAACTATAGTTCTTCGGTAGAAATGGTGAAAGCGCTATTTTATGAAAACAAGGCCGTCATTCATAAACCACATCAAAACAATGTGGAAACGGATAAGATATGGGCAAAAATATTCCAACCACTTATAGATCGTAGGGCCCTGGCCTTTATTGAGCCGGAAGAATCGAGAGCCATGACTGGTTTAGATGGGTTATATGCCATTTATTTCACCGGCTCAACAAGCGTAGCCCATGCCATTCAAAAAAATGCCAAAGCGCCATTGATTTCAGAATGTGGCGGGAATAATCCGTTATTGATTGTGCCAGGCGACAGGCCCTGGACAGATAAGGAAATAAAGCACCAGGCCCTGCAGGTGGTTTCTGTTGGGAAAATGAACGGTGGCGCTGTTTGTGGCAGGGTCCAGACCATTGTTACTTCAAAAAACTGGCCCCAAAGAACGCAGTTTTTAGATGCGGTTCGTAAAGCCATTGCTGAAGACACTTATGCCGTTGGCACCTATTATCCGGGCGTTGAGGAGACTAAAAAAGCATTCCTGGAAAATCAACCTACAGCCGAGGCTTTGAAAGTAGAAAATGGGAAGCATCCCACCACCGATTTCGTTTTTATTCCGGGTATACAAGAAGACGATTTTGCTGTAAAGAACGAAGCTTTTTGCCAGATCCTTTCAGAAATAGCACTGGACACCGAGAACAATGTAGATGACTTCCTGACAAAAGCTACAGCATTTTGCAATGACAAGCTGTTGGGCACGTTAGGGTGCATGATATTAGTAGATAACGATACGATGAAAAATCATGAAACGCGCATCCACAAAGCCATAAATGAATTAAACTATGGAGGCATCGCAGTGAACACCATTCCGCCCAATGTTTTTATGAGCGCTTATCTAACCTGGGGTGGTTGTAATGAAAGCAAAGAAGATTTTGTTTCAGGTGTTGGGAATTTTGGCAATGCCCATAACTATAAAAATGTGATAAAATCAGTTTTAATTGATGATTTCAATGCCCAGGGAATGTTAATGACCAATAAAACGTTGATGGAGCATTTGTTTACTAACGCAACCTACTTCGCCATTGATAACAGTTGGACACATTTTGCTAAAATGGCGAGTCAAATGGTGGTCGACGGTTTTAAGAACAAAGATTTTTAATCATTTCAAACACAATATTCATTAATTAATTCTCTTAAAAACAAGTACAATGAATAAGACAATTTTAATCACAGGATGCAGCAGTGGTATTGGCCGTATGACCGCCAAATATTTTCAGGAAAAAGGATGGAATGTAGTGGCAACCGTTCGTAAATTTTCTGATAGCGATGCAGAACTAACCAACCTTGGTAATGTATTGGTTACTGAGTTGGATGTAACCAAAGAAGATACTATAAAAAGTACAGTAGAACAAGCCGTAACTAAATTTGGCAAAATAGATGTGCTGCTGAACAATGCAGGATATGGATCTTATGGAATTCTGGAAGCTACCCCGGAGCAAAAGATCCGCATGCAGTTTGAGGTAAATGTAATCGGGCTGTTATTGGTGACTAAAAACGTGATCCCCATCATGCGCAAACAAGGAAGCGGTATTATTATAAATATATCTTCAATGGGAGGTAAAATAACGTTCCCGATGGGGACATTATATCATGGTTCTAAATTTGCCGTGGAAGGAATGAGCGAAGCATTATCCTATGAACTTTCAGCAATCGGCATCCAGGTAAAGATGATAGAGCCCGGTGTTATCAATACCAATTTTGCCACCAGTTCCTTCGACCTGAATATTGACCCCGCATTAACCGAATACCAGGATTTCACGGACAGGGTGCTTAAAGCCTTTGAAGCAGGGGCAAATGGAAGTGAACCCGTTTTGGTAGCTGAAACCATTTATAAAGCGGCTACCGATGGTACCAACCAGCTACGCTATATTGCAGGCCCTGACGCGGAGCAGATCATTGCGGCCCGTAAGCAAATGGACGATCCGGAATATCTAGCACTCATTCGTTCACAATATGGTTTATAATATGGATTTTTTACAGCAATTAAATGTATGGGCAAAAGGTGATGCCCTGCAAGGCAAAATAATGGTGGGTACAGGGCTTCTCTTAGCCCTGGCCTTACCATTCTTATTCAAAAAAGAATACCCGCTTTTCAATGGAATGTTTATACCGATTTGTTTGTTAGTGCTTGTGAATCTGGGATATGGCGGTTTCCTTTTATACTCAAGGCCAAAGCATGTAGAAAGTATCTCCAAACTATATCAGCAAAATCCCAGGGAAACGGTTAAAAAGGAGCTTCAAAAAGCGCGAACCGATAACAAAAACTATACACTTTTAAAGCCAATTTGGGCGATGCTAATTATTATTTCAGCACTTGCTTTTTTCTTTATAAACAATGAATACTTCAAAGGGGCATCCCTTGGTATGATTTGTTTGTCGGTCGGATTTTTACTGATCGATACATTCTTGCATTATCGGTTGATACCTTATCTTGAACTAACGATGGATGCAGTCTTTAGCCTGAGCGGAGTTCAGATAATCTGCGATCGCTAACAAGAAACAATTCTTAGTGGTGGCTCAAATGAATTAATATAACTTCTCCGAAATGAGGTTGACTATAACCACGGCTAAAAAAGACTTAACTTAGCTACTAATTAGTTCTTTTATACCTCTGAAAAAATTTGCTGGCAAATTGTGTGCAAATAAAAAAGACCCACCAAGTGAGTCTTTTCTAACTGATTGATAATCAAGTGCCCAGAACAGGAATCGAACCTGCACTCCGTTGCCGAAACCAGATTTTGAGTCTAGCGCGTCTACCAATTCCGCCATCTGGGCGAATGGGGTGCAATATTACAACCTTTCAGTGGAATATCATCTTTCCCGCCGATATTTTTTCGATCCGGGACCATTTTGGTATTGACAGAGACTGCGCAATACAACAGCAGCTATACCAGGCTATCTTAGTGATCGCCGTCACAAGACAAATAAAAAGCAGCAACACGGCAATAACCTTCACCCTTCCCTGCTCATATAAATACCCGGAAACAGACCCAACTTCAGCAGCAAAATAATAAAAGACATTTTTATCCTTTATTTAAATAATAGCTATCTTTGCTTTACAAACCCAGCCAAATGTTTTCTAAAACATGTGAATATGCCATCCGGGCGATGATCTTTATCGCACAGCAAACCAGGAACGGGGAGCGCGTGAGTATTATCGAGATCGCCAATGGCATTGATTCTCCCGAGCACTTTATTGCAAAAATTTTGCAGGAATTAAGCAGAAAAAAAATAGTGCTTTCTTTAAAGGGACCTACTGGGGGCTTTTATCACGATGAGGCCACATTGGAGCATTCCCTCGCAGACATCGTAACCGCTGTGGATGGCAATGCTATTTTTACCGGGTGCGGACTTGGCTTGCGGGAGTGTTCGGAAACACAACCCTGCCCGCTGCATAATAAATTTAAAAAGATCAGGAAGGGAACACACCAAATGCTGACGCAGGCAAAGCTCAGCACATTTGTGGACCAACCCAAAACAGCCAGAACATTTTTAAAACGCTAACCTTTTTTTTAAAACATAAAAGACAAAAAGGTATTTATTTATTTTTTCTATATACTACAAAAAACAATATCATGAATATTACCCCACAAACCATTATTGGAGCATTGGTAGCACAAGACTACCGTACCGCCCCGGTTTTTAAAAATTACGGAATTGATTTTTGCTGCAAGGGCAATCGCACCATCGCGGAGGCTTGTGAAAAAAAACGTATTGCTTTAGACCCGTTAATTGACACACTGAACAATGCCGCACAAACCGTTAGTGCCTCCACACCAGATTTCAATGCGTGGCCACCGGATCTGCTGGCAGACTATATTGAAAAAAAACATCATCGCTATATTTCCTCCCGT
Proteins encoded in this region:
- a CDS encoding helix-turn-helix domain-containing protein is translated as MYPVATEVTTKSAAELLGCSRPHLVKLLEEGKISYTKVGKHRRLRYEDVLNYKKQIKEAQKKHIIDIMNFDEGTGLYDS
- a CDS encoding competence protein CoiA — translated: MLYAIINSEKMGALPNTKGKCPLCQKEVFSKCGEIKLWHWAHKKGENCDNWYEPETEWHKNWKYIFGKEYSEITITKDGIKHRADIQTKDNVIIELQNSPLQKPIIRRRENFYGEKMIWIINGMGFKDNFRIHPEPFPGENYSPTEYGFVDKTTGEVIDQKSLPKKDDRFFWEYPRSSWNDVQRNVFIDFGDGNLFWVKDGMGTGFGKGRQIKKEDFIKKYGGDLDVFSAFVKEQKEKDKQQK
- a CDS encoding helix-turn-helix domain-containing protein, producing the protein MKDQIININSVSELCRVFGFDKPKHPLITLIDTEKINVPASYIGSKVVLNLYMIALKDRDCGIEYGRNHFDFAEGVMAFAAPKQVSTIEKEMKPGEIKGWMLYFHPDLLRGTHLGNIISEYSFFDYKVVEALHLSEDEETLITTTITNITNEFSQRIDSHSQRVIVSNIELLLNYCLRFYDRQFYTRTTQNKDILSRFEKELKAYFEREEQLENNLPTINYFAEKFHLSPHYFSDLLKKETGRAAKDHINDHVIELAKNYLLGTNQSVNEIAYSLGFNYPHYFTRLFKSKTGLTPLAYKQLN
- a CDS encoding DUF6875 domain-containing protein, which translates into the protein MAKNATAGISLFDIGDIMFNNIPTVYAPYGKQLEGFSGWVNNFLIKPNPGLGRTGAVCPYIQYSKEQKFFKVGIYTELNPSQEHIIGLMREMKELFNEMHPTNNKDKRFKAITVLFPNLQGEEIRHIIDEVQLKLKPEFVDLGLMIGQFHENCAQPGLRNVHFRPLQAPVPLLAIRFMVETDWLFLAGDPVLEKAYYKNFGSINFGKKKEALD
- a CDS encoding aldehyde dehydrogenase family protein, which codes for MTAQEAFNYLDPQAWAATSAVEKLTLLEEVQRNLGKYADQLALADLKMKNDFIGADIYTKGFGLAGTAGPVAGMLMGSHHLYEKLVNGELLEPVSVEKLDNGNTAIQTWPIFPKDKMVAGKQKGYLHVKGEPKQINPLDKPAGIIAISGAGNYSSSVEMVKALFYENKAVIHKPHQNNVETDKIWAKIFQPLIDRRALAFIEPEESRAMTGLDGLYAIYFTGSTSVAHAIQKNAKAPLISECGGNNPLLIVPGDRPWTDKEIKHQALQVVSVGKMNGGAVCGRVQTIVTSKNWPQRTQFLDAVRKAIAEDTYAVGTYYPGVEETKKAFLENQPTAEALKVENGKHPTTDFVFIPGIQEDDFAVKNEAFCQILSEIALDTENNVDDFLTKATAFCNDKLLGTLGCMILVDNDTMKNHETRIHKAINELNYGGIAVNTIPPNVFMSAYLTWGGCNESKEDFVSGVGNFGNAHNYKNVIKSVLIDDFNAQGMLMTNKTLMEHLFTNATYFAIDNSWTHFAKMASQMVVDGFKNKDF
- a CDS encoding glycosyltransferase; protein product: MSNINVYFFKYPVGYKWIPGDRHIIRFFKRLLNIKNVTGAEKVFLNLCKGFDLLKVKYTKNPSFKSIKPNEPVIILGDELYNSKSFLAGYDQPNPIIAGIGLMTHPAEWPNLLQQYPVVKYLQHCAWANDLFLPYYGKAVCEEWPAGVDTQKWSPNNRIEKKFDILLYNKIRWHKTERYQSLRAPVIQKLNEFGLSYIEIVYGNYQEKDYFKLVQQSRAMLFMCEHETQGFALCEALSADVPVLAWDPGYCQDPARFKWNAPVIKTTTIPFFDERCGMSFTDTNAFLNTIEHFWEKVQKRNFNPREYVAENLSLKVSAQKMLAIINKVYTSS
- a CDS encoding aminoacyl-tRNA deacylase translates to MHPNVYKVLHDNNIPYQEIRHDSFSFPIHSPVDFAKALNYELGRITKSVFLRSKQKDKYVMAVCSMGKKLDFGGLAALAGVAKLEVAEKQELADKIGYPVNGVCSIGLSPDIQVFIDKPLAAFPTVLVGSGEAAVEIELSPAALIDISKANASAITLE
- a CDS encoding non-ribosomal peptide synthetase, with amino-acid sequence MYSPEFYNSIHELITKQSQTLPNAIAIKHKKESITYQDLEISTNQINAFLHNKHITKGDVIAVVMDRSIPMAVCLLAILKAGATYLAIDPSLPIDRIRYLLADSSAKYVISSKKYEALSTGYTDKILFEDAWLNRGNYPEDFLPVARGCDDLIYIIYTSGSTGQPKGVGVSHKGLINLLLYRLKAPGVCKDDNMLGLSSMSFDIAQEELYLPLISGALLTIVDREITRDGSALLEIVRAEGITLMQATPYIWQMMLEAGWDTPLPLTIFCGGEAMTNELAGKLSDRCKEVWNMYGPTEATICTTVKKITDKNEPITIGKPIENARVYILDEHLTEVVPGAEGELYIGGAGVTKGYINRPELTAEKFIDDQFSTIPGEKMYRTGDLGRRLKNGDIQFLGRKDNQIKLRGNRIEKEEIEYQLKLQKNIKDAIVTVYEDGVKNARLMAYLTLKEPLKHDGIAALTSYCKGELKKILPEHMVPSNYEVIDAIPLLPSGKINLKALPRPNIQDAVAEYAAPDTELEKMLIAIWIKHIGIHNIGIHDNFFDLGGTSLIALKTKIQIEKLTNRRLSPSVLFKYPTIQQLAAAINSVTEEPYKSLVPIQPDGTRIPLYIVHGIGLNVLRFRNLALDLGADQPMYGLQAVTDQTESLDTIEAIASFYVEEIVRQNPTGPYIIGGYSIGGVIAYEMTRQLKKAGKAVKGLVIFDAAIQIPTHQYPLLKKILVKTYRQFPKLKFRVTSFINKPKENIAYIKALYSKKFTKGFYGIHDTYGLPDYMQHVIIKFKNAFNKYVIVPYDVTIDLFSSEKVYYLDDPKFLGWKKYARHGVNVYPVSSSHDTMFDTPHHLEIARVLQQRLDELNNQ